A segment of the Leptolyngbya sp. NIES-3755 genome:
AGATCCAACAACGATCGAGCTTCTTCTTCACTAATCTGAGGACTATCAATACAGCGATCGATCCTGCACCGAATCCAATCGAGATTTTGGCTCAATTGCATCGGTCGATCGTATCCTTGACCAATCCCGCCTTTGAGAAACTGCACCACTAAAACGGGCGTTCCTTGTGCTGCAATCCGCATCGCCTGAGCCATCACACCCGTGAAAAAGCTGCGGTGAAACGAGGTAAACACCTGCACTAATCCTTCTACGCTGAGATTACGAGAGCGGGGAGCATCAAACACAGGCGTTTCAACTTGCGAAACCATAGGACTGTCTCAGATAGGGCAATTCACTGTTTAGATGTAGCGTCTCTGTTTGAGTCGCTTCACTATGAAACACTAGATGTAGAAAAGCGTCAAGATCAATTTTGACGGATCGCTCTAGATCTCGCCTCTGACTTGCAAATGATTTTTCCCTGAATGCCAATACGATACAAAAGAACTGCTCAAAAGTACAGGTGTTCTGAGAAGAAAATTATTAGATGTAATCGATCGCGCTTCAGGATGAAGTGTTTTGTAATTTAGGGCTTATTTTTGTTGTCTCGATCGGCATCTTTGCGCTTCAAGCATAAACAGTAAGAGAATTCTAGATTTGCGATCGCTGAGCCAACAAACAATCCTCAAAACTAAAGGCTTCTTCATCCAAAAAAGACGCGATCGCCATCTCAACTACAGACTCGATCGAGCAGTCCAATTCAGTCGATTTCTCAAATAGAGCAGCTTTTACATAAGCAGGCATCTCTTCTAAGACTCGCTGAACTGTATCTGATGAAAGATGTTGCATTGACAGTCCTCAAACGGTGTAAAAGCAAGAGCATCGAGAATTTCCCGTGCCTCGCGTTGAATCTCAGTACGATCGCTGGTCATTATCACATCCTGGCACGGAGAAGAACAAAAAGATTACAAACCGCGACCAAGAGCGCTTCCTGGACCCTGGAACATCAGCCACGATAAAAAGAAATTCACGATAAAAATCGCCAGCAGCGAAGTCACAACCGCTGTCGTAGTCGATTGTCCAACCCCTTTTGCCCCACCTGTCGTCGTCAGTCCCCAACTCGATCCGATCACCGCAATCATTGATCCAAATACGAATCCTTTAATCGGTGAACTACAAAGATCCCAAACGCTAAGAAAGTTCTTGGCTGAATTGAGAAAGACGGTATTCGAGATGCCATACAGCAAGTCTGCAACGACCATTCCGCCCGCCATTCCCGTCACCAGTGAGAGCAGCGTCAGAATCGGCAACATCACACAGCAAGCCACGACACGAGGAATCACTAAGAAATCGATCGGGTCAGTCCGCAGCATATACAGGGCATCAATCTGCTCTGTCACCTTCATCGTTCCAAGCTCCGCCGCAAACGCCGATCCCACTCGTCCCGCCAAAACCACCGCTGTCAGCACCGGAGCCAACTCACGCGAGAGAGAAATCGCCAACACTCCCCCGACCGCCGTTCCCGCCCCTAAATTGATAAACTCACGCGAAACCTGAATTGTGAACACTGCCCCTACAAACATCGCCGTGACTAGCGCGATCAAAAGTGATTCGGGTCCTGCCGTTGCCATTTGCTCGATCGTATTTCGACGATGAATCTTCCCAGACAGCAAATGCACAATCACCTGCCCCCCTAATAGAATGGCGGCAATTAAACGACGACTCCAATTTCCAAGAGCAGAGGGAGAAGGCTGGGGCGATTCAGTCAAAGGGACACTACCTGTTTCAAACTCGATAAGAGCATATCAAATTTCGTTTATAACTAATTGTGACAGGCTCGTCGTCAAATCGTCCGTAAATTGTTTAAGGGGACTTCTCATGGTCGGAAAGCGCCTTCAGCCTTCTAGTTTCATCGCTCAGCCCAACGATGATTCTTCGATCGATTATCACTACGATGTTCCCGGTACAATTCCCGGCACACTCACCATTCCCAAAGATGCCGAACCGCCTGTGATCGTCCTAATCGATTACAACAACGGGAAAGCGGTTCGTCTCCAAATTGAAGAACCTGAAGAATGCGCTCCTTATCTCGATACAGAGTCGGTGTCTTGGGTCGATGTGAAAGGGTTGGGCAGCGAAGATATTTTACTGAGATTAGGACGAGTTTTTGACCTGCATCCACTCGTTCTAGAAGATGTGGTGAATGTGCCTCAACGTCCGAAAGTCGAAGAATATGGGGATCAGCTTCTCATCATTGCTCGGATGGTGGTGCTGAAAGAATCGGGTTCAGGGTTTTACTCAGAGCAAGTGAGCTTTATTCTGGGCAAACATTATTTGCTGACGGTACAAGAAGAGCCAGAACATGATTGTTTTGATGTGGTCCGCGATCGTATTCGCACGGCAAAAGGCACAATCTGTAAACGCAAAGCCGACTATCTCGCGTATGCCTTGTTAGATGCGATTATTGACGGCTTTTTCCCGATTCTCGAAGTGTATGGGGAGAATATCGAAGAGCTTGAGGATGAAGTGGTCGCAAGTCCGACACGACAGACTTTAGAGAAGATTCATGCGATTAAGCGGGAACTGTTGGCGTTACGTCGATCGATTTGGCCCCTTCGCGATGCGATCAATTCTTTAGTGCGTGACAGTAGCTCAGATTTGGTGAGCGATGATGTGCGAATCTATCTACGCGATTGTTACGATCACACGGTTCAAGTTCTGGATATGGTGGAGACTTATCGAGAATTGGCTGCGAGTTTGATGGATGTGTATCTGTCTTCAGTGAGCAATCGCATGAATGAAATCATGAAGGTACTAACCGTGATTTCAACGATCTTTATTCCCCTGACTTTTGTGGCTGGAATCTATGGAATGAACTTTAATCCGGATGCGTCCCCTTTAAATATGCCCGAATTAAATTGGTATTGGGGGTATGTCATGTGCTGGGCGGTTATGATTGCGATCGCACTCAGCCTAATCTTATTCTTCAAACGAAAAGGCTGGTTCGAGGACTTTTCCACAACAGTTAAAAAATAACCCCGACGAATTGCGATCGTCGAGGCTTGAATCCGTTTAATTCTTTTTCAACCGCCGCAATTCTTCCTGCAAATCTGCCACCTGTTGTCGCATTGCTTCCACACTGGTTTGCGTTGGAGTCGGCTCTTCCTCGTCCAAAATCTCAATCTTACGTGGCTCAGTCGGGCGTTCTTCCGTTGCGGTGACATTCGGATTCGCCTGCTGTGCCCGTCGCATCATGTCATCGACAAACTTGCGGGCTTCCTCTGCGTTCATCTCGCCTCGATCGACCATTTCATCGGCAACTTTCTGCACCTGTGCTCGAAGTTCGGTCAATTTCTCGCCAGCCTTCTCACCTGCATAAGAAGCGACCCCAATTCCTAGATACATTGCCTTTTGAACTAAATCTCCCAAACCCATAACAATCGCGCTCCTGGTACTCTTTCCTCCAAGATATGCAGAAATTCATGAGTTGCCCAGTGTAGAACTTCCCGTTCTTCGGTGTAGAAAACCGACCTTTAAAACAAAGGTGACCCGGAGACTACGCCTATCATAAGCATCCCGTATTGCTGCTACCTTCCGGTCCTGACAAAGTTTGGGCGTTACGATCGCATAGATCCGAGTCATTTACTAGAATAACACTCTTGTCGATCGAGTGATGACAATTTCTCAAGTCATTCCACCACGACTTTCCATTCGTATAGCTTGTAATCCACACAGTGATTGCGGATCAGCGGATCTTGTTTGATAATTTTTTCGGCTTCATCCATCGATGTCGCCTTAAACATCAACATCCCACCGCCAAAACAGCCCCAATATCCAGTTTTTGCCTCATAACCCTTATCGATTAGGTCTTTGACAAATGCTTTATGGGCTGGAACGTACTGATCAAACGTCGCTTTATCTACGATTCCTTCTTCAATTTTGACGAACCAAGGCATTGACCCATTTCCTCTATCTTTTTATCAACAGGAACCAATGCTGTAGCTTAAAACGGATTACCACAGCATTGGAGTAAAGTTTTACAGGACTTAAGGGGCGTAAATCTAATTTTTTCGTATCCGAAGCAACCTATGAACACAGAGCCACTTTTCTTTATCGCGCTGCTTCCCCCACAAGCAATTCAAGAATATGCTACCGAAGTTAAATGCCATTTTGATCAGTACTATGCCAGTCGTCACGCATTCAAATCGCCTCCGCATATCACGCTAATGCCTCCGTTTCGATGGAAACATGAGTATTTTGCGGTACTGAAAGAATCTATCGAAGCTTTTGCGCTGTCCCAATCGCCAATCTCGATTATTCTCGATGGTTTCGGTGCATTCCCACCACGGGTGATTTACATCAATGTCGATCGTACTGATGCTCTTCTGACACTCCATCGCCGTTTGATTGAACACTTAGACACGTCGATCGGGCTAATTGATGCAAAAGAAAAATCTCGTCCGTATGCGCCTCACCTGACGGTGGCGTTCCGGGATCTGACCAAGCAGAACTTTAAGATGGCATGGCAGGAATTCAAAGATCGATCGCTTCACTTTGAATTCGTCGCCTCGAATCTGACATTACTCAAACACGATGGACAACGTTGGCAAATCCACGCTGAGTTTCCCTTTAAAGTAGAGATATGAAGCAACTAAACAAAACCCAGTTTTATCAATGGAATCAGTATCGGTGTGCGTATGACTTTCACGAGGGTCAAGGCGTACCATTACTGTTAATTCACCCGATCGGGGTGGGTCTTTCGCGGCAATTCTGGCAGCGATTCATCCATTCCTGGCAACCGAATCCGATTTACAACCCAGATCTACTCGGCTGTGGTGAGTCTGATATGCCGAGAATGGCTTATGCGCCGATCGATTGGGCAAGACAACTGCAATTCTTTCTGCAAACGGTGATTCAAACACCTGCGATCGTCATTGCTCAAGGCGCATTATCTCCGGTCGCGATCGAGCTTGCCAACATCGAACCGGATCTCGTTAAAGCGATCGTGCTCAGCGGTTCCCCTGCCATGTCGCTGTTAAGTCGAGACACTTCAGAGCGATCGCATCGAATCGCCTGGAATTTGTTCGATTCTCCGTTCGGAAATGCCTTTTATCGATATGCCCGTCGCACAGAATTTCTGAGACGATTTTCGATTCGCCAATTGTTTGCCGATGAAGCTCAGGTCGATTCTGAATGGTTATCAATGTTGAAACAAGGAGCGGACAATTTAGAAAGTCGTCATGCGGTGTTTGCCTTTCTATCGAGTTTTTGGCGGCAAGATTACACGGAAAGAATGGCGAAGATTCATCCGCCTGTTTTGGCAGTATTTGGTGACAAGGCTTCGAGTATTAGTCGCGAAGGGAAAGGGGAAAAGGTTAGCGATCGCTTAAATGATTACCTGGCAAAATTTCCGAACTCTGAAGGTGTGATTATTCCCGGTCGAAATGTGTTGCCTTATGAATCGACGAAGGAATTTGTAGAAAGTATTGGAAAATTTGTTCGATCGGACTTCTAATCCAGCAAAGCGCCATACAAACAAAATCTAAGCTAGCCTTATTTAGCTTTCTTGAGTGCATCAAGTTTGCTACTGGTTCGATCTGCCAATGCCCCTAATTTTCCGCCACTGCAACAGGGGTCGCTACCACAGGCTGAGGATTCGTCACCAGTTCCTTTTTGCTGAACTTGAGTTTGCCATCGACTAAATCGATCGAGATCGTATCGCCTTCGACAAACGCATTTTCGAGGAGTTTGGTTGCGATCGGGTTTTGTAGTTCCCGCTGAATTGCCCGTTTCAGTGGACGCGCTCCATAAGTCGGGTCGTAGCCGACATCTGCCACATATTTCTGTGCAGCAGACGAAAGCTCTAGTGAAATCTTCTGATCGCTCAACAATCCTTGAATGCGTTGAATCTGGAGTCGGACAATTTCGCCCAGTTCCGCACGGTTCAAAGGATGGAACAGAATTGTATCGTCGATTCGATTGAGAAATTCCGGGCGGAAATGCTTACGAAGTGCTTTCATTACTCGTTTTTGCATTTCCTCGTATCGGGCATCATCACCAGCGACATCGAGAATGTGTTCACTGCCGATATTGCTCGTCATCACAATCACGGTGTTGCGAAAATCGACGGTGCGACCTTGAGAATCGGTAATGCGTCCATCATCTAGCACTTGCAGCAAGATATTGAACACATCAGGATGAGCTTTTTCCACTTCATCGAGGAGTACGACCGAATAAGGCTTGCGGCGAATCGATTCTGATAACTGTCCGCCTTCGTCGTAGCCCACATATCCGGGAGGCGCACCGACTAAGCGCGAGACCGAATGCTTCTCCATGTATTCGGACATATCGAGACGCACGATCGCATCATCCGAATCAAACAGAAATTGAGCTAATGCGCGGGCGAGTTCTGTTTTTCCGACTCCGGTGGGTCCCATGAATAGGAAAGAACCGATCGGGCGACTGGGATCTTTCATCCCCGATCGCGCTCGTCGAATCGCGGCTGATACTGCTTCAACGGCATCGTGCTGTCCGATGACTCTTTCGTGCAGATGTTTCTCCAAGTTCAGGAGTTTCTGACGCTCAGATTCGAGGAGCCGGGTGACGGGAATGCCTGTCCAACGGGCAACGATTTCGGCAATGTCCGCTTCGGTGACTTGTTCGCGCAGAAGAGCGGTTCCGCCTGCTTGGAGTTCGAGCAGTTGGGCTTCTTGTTTTTCTCGATCGTGCTGTAGTGCCTCAAGCCGTCCGTACTTCAATTGTGCGGCTGTGTTGAGATCATACGCCCGTTCCGCTTGCTCGATTTGAACTCGAAGCTGATCTTCTTCCATTTTGAGCGATTTGATCGTTTCGAGAATTTGCTTCTCATTTTGCCATTGGGAATCGAGCGCGTCTTTTTTCGGCTGGAGTTCTGCAATCTCTTGTTCGAGTCGTTCGAGTCGATCTTTGGAATTGCGGCTTAGACCGGATAAGCCCGTAAGTTTGTCCTCGCTCTTGACTGAGAGTTTTTCCATTTCAAGCTGTCTGAGGCGACGCTCGATTTGTTCTAACTCGGTCGGCTTTGAGGTGATTTCCATTCGGAGTTTTGCAGCGGCTTCGTCTACAAGGTCGATCGCTTTATCGGGAAGGAATCGATCGCTAATATATCGACTCGATAAAGTTGCCGCAGCCACTAAAGCAGAATCGGTAATATTTACCCCGTGGTGAACTTCGTAGCGCTCTTTTAACCCGCGCAAAATTGAAACTGTATCTTCGACGCTCGGCTGATCGATCACGACTTGCTGGAATCGTCGCTCTAATGCCGCATCTTTTTCGATGTATTTCCGGTATTCATCGAGCGTTGTTGCTCCGATACAGCGCAATTCTCCCCGTGCCAGCATTGGTTTAAGGAGGTTTCCGGCATCCATATTGCCTTGACCACCTGCGCCTGCTCCAACAACCGTGTGAAGCTCATCAATGAATAGAACGATCTGTCCATCCGAATCGATCACTTCTTTCAGAACGGCTCTGAGTCGATCCTCAAATTCGCCTCGGTATTTTGCACCTGCAATCAGCGATCCCATATCCAAAGAGATCAGCTTGCGGTTTTTGAGGGATTCGGGGACATCTCCGTTTACGATTCGTTGGGCGAGACCTTCCGCGATCGCGGTTTTCCCGACTCCCGGTTCGCCAATCAAAACCGGATTATTTTTAGTCCGTCGAGACAGAACTTGAACGACCCGACGAATTTCGCCATCGCGTCCGATCACTGGATCGATCTTGCCTGCTTTGGCGCGTTCGGTCAGATCCAAGCCGAATTTTTCTAACGCAGAATAGCGTGATTCGGGAGCTTGATCGACCACTTTTTGACTCCCGCGAATATCGCGAATGGCTGTGTCTAGTCGGGCTGTATCGACGTTGAAACTGCGGAAGATTTTTAATCCGAGGCGGGGATCATTCGCAAACGCCTGGACAATGTGTTCGATCGAAATAAAATCGTCCTGCATCGAAGCTCGCGCTGCTTCGGCTCGATCGAGCATCGTATCGAGATACCGTCCTAAGTAAAGCTGTTCGGTGCTACCGACTTTGGGCTGGCGGCGGGTAAAGTCGTCCACCTGTTGAAACAGCCGATTCGGTTCGATGCCCGCTTTGCTCAGAATTTTTCCTGCCAAGCCCTCTTCTTGCTCTAGCAGGCTGATCATTAAATGTTCGACTTCTAAATTCTGGTGTCGATAGCGTCGAACGACATCCTGTGCCTGTACGATCGCTTCCCAGGCTTTATCTGTAAATTTGCTGGGGTCTGTGGGTTGCATGTATTCCGATAAGATTTTGTCATCGCTCTTCTTGAAACTTTACTCTAACAGGTCTGATGACTTCTTTCATTCCGCTTTTAGAGATGCTTTGACAATTGAGAGATTTTTGAAAAGGGGGTGCGGGGTGTGGGGTGTGAGGTGCGAGGTGAGATGCAGGCAACCTCGCAGATTTTGATTGTTTGACGAGTTTTCTCGCGATATTGCAGTACACATTGTGGTTAAAACAAATCGCAACCCTAAAACCCTCACAACACCAATCTTTTCACCCTCGCACCCCGCACCCCGCACCTGCAACATCAAGAATGTCGATCGCGGCGAAATTCACAAGATTCGTTATATTGAAGTCCACCGATTCGCAGTGGGATTATGTTGGGGAAACCGAAAAGTCGAAGAGTTGCAGCGTTATTGGCGATCGCTGGAGCCGTTCCGGTGTTCGGAGGGTTTCATTTGGTCGGTTTACATAAGCTCTATTTGGGGCAGCGCTGGTGGTGCTTGATTTATCTGGCGTTGGCACTCACAGGAAGTAAAATTGCCTGGATCGCAGCGCTGTTTGATGCGGTGTTTTACCTGATTCAAAATCCTGATGAGTTCGATGTGAATTTTAACGATGAAGTGGCTACGGTGGGACTACCTGCGAATCCGGTGGTGACTGTTTCGGAAAGTTTGCGAGAACTCGATCAGCTTCGAGAAGATGGTTTAATTTCAGAATACGAATTTGAACAGAAACGACGGAAATTGCTCGATCGTATTAAATAGATGCTCA
Coding sequences within it:
- a CDS encoding ATP:corrinoid adenosyltransferase BtuR/CobO/CobP (similar to AA sequence:cyanobase_aa:LBDG_36450), with product MVSQVETPVFDAPRSRNLSVEGLVQVFTSFHRSFFTGVMAQAMRIAAQGTPVLVVQFLKGGIGQGYDRPMQLSQNLDWIRCRIDRCIDSPQISEEEARSLLDLWQHTRRVVEQNRYDLVVLDELSLAIHFGLIPEAEVLEFLRSRPRHVDVIFTGPDMPEAILDVADQITELRRTHQP
- a CDS encoding hypothetical protein (similar to AA sequence:cyanobase_aa:LBDG_36480), producing the protein MGLGDLVQKAMYLGIGVASYAGEKAGEKLTELRAQVQKVADEMVDRGEMNAEEARKFVDDMMRRAQQANPNVTATEERPTEPRKIEILDEEEPTPTQTSVEAMRQQVADLQEELRRLKKN
- a CDS encoding ATPase (similar to AA sequence:cyanobase_aa:LBDG_42710), which encodes MQPTDPSKFTDKAWEAIVQAQDVVRRYRHQNLEVEHLMISLLEQEEGLAGKILSKAGIEPNRLFQQVDDFTRRQPKVGSTEQLYLGRYLDTMLDRAEAARASMQDDFISIEHIVQAFANDPRLGLKIFRSFNVDTARLDTAIRDIRGSQKVVDQAPESRYSALEKFGLDLTERAKAGKIDPVIGRDGEIRRVVQVLSRRTKNNPVLIGEPGVGKTAIAEGLAQRIVNGDVPESLKNRKLISLDMGSLIAGAKYRGEFEDRLRAVLKEVIDSDGQIVLFIDELHTVVGAGAGGQGNMDAGNLLKPMLARGELRCIGATTLDEYRKYIEKDAALERRFQQVVIDQPSVEDTVSILRGLKERYEVHHGVNITDSALVAAATLSSRYISDRFLPDKAIDLVDEAAAKLRMEITSKPTELEQIERRLRQLEMEKLSVKSEDKLTGLSGLSRNSKDRLERLEQEIAELQPKKDALDSQWQNEKQILETIKSLKMEEDQLRVQIEQAERAYDLNTAAQLKYGRLEALQHDREKQEAQLLELQAGGTALLREQVTEADIAEIVARWTGIPVTRLLESERQKLLNLEKHLHERVIGQHDAVEAVSAAIRRARSGMKDPSRPIGSFLFMGPTGVGKTELARALAQFLFDSDDAIVRLDMSEYMEKHSVSRLVGAPPGYVGYDEGGQLSESIRRKPYSVVLLDEVEKAHPDVFNILLQVLDDGRITDSQGRTVDFRNTVIVMTSNIGSEHILDVAGDDARYEEMQKRVMKALRKHFRPEFLNRIDDTILFHPLNRAELGEIVRLQIQRIQGLLSDQKISLELSSAAQKYVADVGYDPTYGARPLKRAIQRELQNPIATKLLENAFVEGDTISIDLVDGKLKFSKKELVTNPQPVVATPVAVAEN
- a CDS encoding hypothetical protein (hypothetical protein N9414_00170;~similar to AA sequence:cyanobase_aa:LBDG_36510) — translated: MKQLNKTQFYQWNQYRCAYDFHEGQGVPLLLIHPIGVGLSRQFWQRFIHSWQPNPIYNPDLLGCGESDMPRMAYAPIDWARQLQFFLQTVIQTPAIVIAQGALSPVAIELANIEPDLVKAIVLSGSPAMSLLSRDTSERSHRIAWNLFDSPFGNAFYRYARRTEFLRRFSIRQLFADEAQVDSEWLSMLKQGADNLESRHAVFAFLSSFWRQDYTERMAKIHPPVLAVFGDKASSISREGKGEKVSDRLNDYLAKFPNSEGVIIPGRNVLPYESTKEFVESIGKFVRSDF
- a CDS encoding hypothetical protein (similar to AA sequence:cyanobase_aa:LBDG_41740), which produces MQHLSSDTVQRVLEEMPAYVKAALFEKSTELDCSIESVVEMAIASFLDEEAFSFEDCLLAQRSQI
- a CDS encoding hypothetical protein (hypothetical protein PCC7424_0886;~similar to AA sequence:cyanobase_aa:LBDG_36490), with the translated sequence MPWFVKIEEGIVDKATFDQYVPAHKAFVKDLIDKGYEAKTGYWGCFGGGMLMFKATSMDEAEKIIKQDPLIRNHCVDYKLYEWKVVVE
- a CDS encoding magnesium and cobalt transport protein CorA (similar to AA sequence:cyanobase_aa:LBDG_36470): MVGKRLQPSSFIAQPNDDSSIDYHYDVPGTIPGTLTIPKDAEPPVIVLIDYNNGKAVRLQIEEPEECAPYLDTESVSWVDVKGLGSEDILLRLGRVFDLHPLVLEDVVNVPQRPKVEEYGDQLLIIARMVVLKESGSGFYSEQVSFILGKHYLLTVQEEPEHDCFDVVRDRIRTAKGTICKRKADYLAYALLDAIIDGFFPILEVYGENIEELEDEVVASPTRQTLEKIHAIKRELLALRRSIWPLRDAINSLVRDSSSDLVSDDVRIYLRDCYDHTVQVLDMVETYRELAASLMDVYLSSVSNRMNEIMKVLTVISTIFIPLTFVAGIYGMNFNPDASPLNMPELNWYWGYVMCWAVMIAIALSLILFFKRKGWFEDFSTTVKK
- a CDS encoding hypothetical protein (hypothetical protein MC7420_5535;~similar to AA sequence:cyanobase_aa:LBDG_10900); the protein is MLGKPKSRRVAALLAIAGAVPVFGGFHLVGLHKLYLGQRWWCLIYLALALTGSKIAWIAALFDAVFYLIQNPDEFDVNFNDEVATVGLPANPVVTVSESLRELDQLREDGLISEYEFEQKRRKLLDRIK
- a CDS encoding excinuclease ABC subunit C (similar to AA sequence:cyanobase_aa:LBDG_41730); translation: MTSDRTEIQREAREILDALAFTPFEDCQCNIFHQIQFSES
- a CDS encoding hypothetical protein (protein of unknown function DUF140;~similar to AA sequence:cyanobase_aa:LBDG_36460); the encoded protein is MTESPQPSPSALGNWSRRLIAAILLGGQVIVHLLSGKIHRRNTIEQMATAGPESLLIALVTAMFVGAVFTIQVSREFINLGAGTAVGGVLAISLSRELAPVLTAVVLAGRVGSAFAAELGTMKVTEQIDALYMLRTDPIDFLVIPRVVACCVMLPILTLLSLVTGMAGGMVVADLLYGISNTVFLNSAKNFLSVWDLCSSPIKGFVFGSMIAVIGSSWGLTTTGGAKGVGQSTTTAVVTSLLAIFIVNFFLSWLMFQGPGSALGRGL
- a CDS encoding hypothetical protein (similar to AA sequence:cyanobase_aa:LBDG_36500) — its product is MNTEPLFFIALLPPQAIQEYATEVKCHFDQYYASRHAFKSPPHITLMPPFRWKHEYFAVLKESIEAFALSQSPISIILDGFGAFPPRVIYINVDRTDALLTLHRRLIEHLDTSIGLIDAKEKSRPYAPHLTVAFRDLTKQNFKMAWQEFKDRSLHFEFVASNLTLLKHDGQRWQIHAEFPFKVEI